In Planctomycetota bacterium, a genomic segment contains:
- a CDS encoding sulfite exporter TauE/SafE family protein produces MTLTEVLICLVIGAAAGVLGGLAGIGGSLIMLPALALLLDDAEPGTAQHLFMAAAMVVNVAVSFPAALRHHRARAIRREALVVILPAMAVAIVVGVLASNWIDGLTLRKLLAAFIAGYAIMTFVRYFRRAPEPARENEKLTPPRLIGIGGGTGVVAGLLGIGGGVLMVPLLQLLCRLPIRNAIATSSAVMVLTAIIGASLKLATLGSHGRSFVDALVIAAALAPTAFFGARLGAALTHRLPLQVVRLVVAGALFLVAVRMAGDALAKRNQDVPPPPSDAPAAVQPPP; encoded by the coding sequence ATGACCCTCACAGAAGTCTTGATCTGCCTGGTTATCGGCGCGGCCGCGGGAGTTCTCGGCGGCCTGGCCGGCATCGGCGGGTCGCTCATCATGCTGCCCGCGCTGGCCCTGCTTCTCGACGACGCGGAGCCCGGCACCGCCCAGCACCTCTTCATGGCGGCCGCCATGGTCGTCAACGTCGCGGTGAGCTTCCCCGCGGCGCTGAGGCACCACAGGGCGCGGGCCATCCGCCGCGAGGCGCTCGTGGTGATCCTGCCGGCGATGGCCGTGGCGATCGTCGTCGGCGTGCTGGCCTCCAACTGGATCGACGGGCTGACGCTCCGCAAGCTGCTGGCCGCCTTCATCGCGGGCTACGCGATCATGACCTTCGTGCGGTACTTCCGGAGGGCTCCGGAGCCCGCCCGCGAGAACGAGAAGCTCACGCCCCCGCGGCTGATCGGCATCGGCGGGGGTACGGGGGTGGTTGCGGGCCTGCTCGGCATCGGCGGCGGCGTGCTCATGGTGCCGCTGCTGCAGCTGCTGTGCCGGCTGCCCATCCGCAACGCCATCGCGACAAGCTCGGCCGTCATGGTGCTGACGGCCATCATCGGCGCCTCGCTCAAGCTCGCGACCCTGGGAAGCCACGGACGCTCCTTCGTGGATGCCCTGGTCATCGCGGCCGCCCTCGCGCCCACGGCGTTCTTCGGCGCGCGGCTCGGCGCGGCGCTCACGCACCGCCTGCCGCTGCAGGTCGTCCGGCTCGTGGTCGCCGGCGCGCTCTTCCTCGTAGCTGTCAGAATGGCGGGCGATGCGCTCGCCAAGCGCAACCAGGACGTCCCACCGCCGCCTTCCGACGCCCCCGCGGCGGTGCAACCGCCACCCTGA
- a CDS encoding thiol-disulfide oxidoreductase DCC family protein, translating into MSEAGDHPPIVLFDGICGLCNGLVDFLLRKDRHGRLRYAALQSDAGAHLLERTGVPPEADTIVVVRGGRALLRSDAVLAIARELGPPWSLAGVLRVIPRPIRDLAYRVIARNRYRVFGTRDTCRRPTEAERSRILETDGEARSMLG; encoded by the coding sequence GTGAGCGAGGCGGGCGACCATCCGCCCATCGTCCTCTTCGACGGCATCTGCGGGCTGTGCAACGGGCTCGTCGACTTCCTGCTCCGCAAGGATCGCCATGGGCGGCTGCGATACGCGGCGCTGCAGTCCGACGCGGGCGCGCACCTGCTGGAGCGGACCGGCGTGCCGCCCGAGGCCGACACCATCGTGGTCGTCCGCGGCGGCCGGGCGCTGCTGCGGAGCGATGCCGTGCTGGCGATCGCCCGGGAGCTGGGCCCGCCCTGGTCGCTCGCGGGCGTGCTGCGGGTGATTCCCCGGCCGATCCGCGACCTGGCGTACCGGGTCATTGCCCGCAATCGCTATCGCGTTTTCGGCACCCGAGACACCTGCCGCCGCCCGACCGAGGCCGAGCGCAGCCGGATCCTCGAAACCGACGGCGAGGCCCGGTCGATGCTGGGCTAG
- a CDS encoding homogentisate 1,2-dioxygenase domain-containing protein, translating into MKLGSLPRKRHTQFRRPDGRLYSEELFGTEGFVGPTSTMYHIHPPTQVTNWKSLYGTSPEYVEVDTMRMRHLKTAGAHTPPQGDSITGRVVLFGNGDVEMAVCNPAEQMGYHFKNGQGDECFFVHFGSGTVRSFMGTLRFGPKDYIVMPKGIIYQITWDERPASGDDDQFGGHARADMPLGKFILFETANASHILPPPRYLSKKTSQFLEHAPYCERDLVVPFADDAHPLFTDDLGEFEVRIKARNTVHSYSYEYHPCDIVGWDGCYYPYVFNIMDFAPITGQLHMPPPIHQTFEGHNFVICSFCPRALDFHPEAIPVPYNHSNLDSDEILYYVEGNYKARKGIEQGSITLHPQGIPHGPHPGTVEKSLGAKWTDELAVMCDTFRPMYPTKAALAMDDHAYPASWLSAPAPNGTANGSANGHAQASPAAAHHQTSPSQ; encoded by the coding sequence ATGAAGCTCGGCAGCCTTCCCCGGAAGCGGCACACCCAGTTCCGCCGGCCCGATGGCAGGCTGTACTCCGAGGAGCTCTTCGGCACCGAGGGCTTCGTGGGCCCCACGTCCACGATGTACCACATCCACCCGCCCACGCAGGTCACCAACTGGAAGAGTCTGTACGGCACGTCGCCCGAGTACGTCGAGGTCGACACCATGCGGATGCGGCACCTCAAGACCGCGGGCGCCCACACGCCGCCCCAGGGTGACAGCATCACCGGCCGCGTCGTGCTCTTCGGCAACGGCGACGTCGAGATGGCCGTGTGCAACCCCGCCGAGCAGATGGGCTACCACTTCAAGAACGGCCAGGGTGACGAGTGCTTCTTCGTGCACTTCGGCAGCGGCACGGTTCGCAGCTTCATGGGTACGCTGCGTTTCGGCCCCAAGGACTACATCGTGATGCCCAAGGGCATCATCTACCAGATTACCTGGGACGAGCGGCCGGCGAGCGGAGACGATGACCAGTTCGGCGGGCACGCCAGGGCGGACATGCCCCTCGGCAAGTTCATCCTTTTCGAGACCGCCAACGCCAGCCACATCCTGCCGCCGCCGCGGTACCTCTCCAAGAAGACCAGCCAGTTCCTCGAGCACGCGCCCTACTGCGAGCGCGACCTCGTCGTCCCCTTCGCCGACGACGCCCACCCGCTGTTCACCGACGATCTGGGCGAGTTCGAGGTCCGCATCAAGGCCCGCAACACCGTGCACTCGTACAGCTACGAGTACCACCCCTGCGACATCGTGGGCTGGGACGGCTGCTACTACCCCTACGTCTTCAACATCATGGACTTCGCGCCCATCACCGGGCAGCTGCACATGCCCCCGCCGATCCACCAGACCTTCGAGGGCCACAACTTCGTGATCTGCTCGTTCTGCCCGCGCGCCCTGGACTTCCACCCCGAGGCGATCCCGGTGCCGTACAACCACAGCAACCTCGACAGCGACGAGATTCTCTATTACGTCGAGGGCAACTACAAGGCCCGCAAGGGCATCGAGCAGGGCTCGATCACGCTGCATCCCCAGGGCATCCCGCACGGGCCGCATCCCGGCACCGTCGAGAAGAGCCTGGGCGCGAAGTGGACCGACGAGCTCGCGGTGATGTGCGACACATTCCGCCCGATGTACCCGACGAAGGCGGCGCTGGCGATGGACGACCACGCGTACCCCGCCTCGTGGCTGAGCGCACCTGCGCCCAACGGCACCGCCAACGGATCGGCCAACGGCCACGCCCAGGCCTCGCCCGCCGCCGCCCACCACCAGACCAGCCCCAGCCAGTGA
- the flgA gene encoding flagellar basal body P-ring formation chaperone FlgA, translating to MRNAIHAILGLLVLSSVGLAQAEAIRLYSTVVVRPGQELRLGDVADLGGTTAASLSGIVIDVSTLPADAAGWRRIDAQRVRDLLDAAQDAHRGRLELRGGPCYIRVASPAPANERKDHAAVPTGPASPGTVRHAAERWIARTAGVARGDVRIEWLADAEGLLDRTLDGLLPYITDSGRSGRVGLRIRLYDADAVVVAEGEVRAEVRVRRDVAVLVRDVARRRTLAAEDVRVEPRWLSPTERVAEPGGVVGREASGNLRAGSVVAAGDVQTAVVIERGDRVQVRVLTPTVTAMVFARALADGRPGETIGFETLAPARRDRIRFRARVESEGRAVSVTMGGAS from the coding sequence ATGCGCAACGCGATCCATGCCATCCTGGGGCTGCTCGTGCTGTCTTCGGTCGGGCTCGCGCAGGCGGAGGCCATCCGCCTCTACAGCACCGTCGTCGTGCGGCCCGGCCAGGAACTCCGCCTGGGCGACGTGGCCGACCTGGGCGGCACGACGGCGGCGTCGCTCTCCGGCATCGTGATCGACGTGTCCACGCTGCCCGCCGACGCCGCGGGCTGGCGCCGGATCGATGCGCAGCGAGTGCGCGATCTGCTCGATGCGGCGCAGGATGCGCACCGCGGCCGGCTCGAGCTGCGCGGCGGGCCGTGCTACATCCGCGTCGCCTCGCCCGCGCCCGCGAACGAACGGAAGGACCATGCCGCCGTCCCGACCGGTCCGGCCTCCCCCGGCACCGTGCGGCATGCGGCCGAGCGCTGGATCGCCCGCACCGCCGGCGTGGCGCGCGGGGACGTCCGGATCGAGTGGCTCGCCGATGCCGAGGGGCTGCTCGACCGCACGCTCGACGGGCTGCTGCCCTACATCACCGACAGCGGCCGCTCGGGGCGCGTAGGCCTGCGGATCCGGCTGTACGACGCAGACGCGGTCGTCGTGGCCGAGGGCGAGGTGCGGGCCGAGGTCCGCGTGCGGCGGGACGTGGCGGTGCTCGTCCGCGACGTCGCCCGTCGGCGGACGCTGGCAGCGGAGGACGTTCGCGTCGAGCCCCGGTGGCTCTCGCCGACCGAGCGGGTCGCCGAGCCCGGAGGCGTCGTCGGGCGGGAAGCCTCGGGCAACCTGCGGGCGGGCTCCGTCGTCGCCGCCGGCGACGTGCAGACGGCGGTGGTCATCGAGCGGGGCGACCGCGTGCAGGTGCGGGTGCTCACGCCCACGGTGACCGCCATGGTGTTCGCCCGCGCCCTGGCGGATGGCCGGCCGGGCGAGACGATCGGCTTCGAGACGCTGGCGCCCGCGCGGCGGGACCGCATCCGCTTCCGGGCCCGGGTCGAGTCGGAGGGCCGGGCCGTATCCGTGACCATGGGGGGAGCGTCATGA
- the gcvH gene encoding glycine cleavage system protein GcvH, with translation MPAPNDRRYSDSHEWHKQDGDVVTIGITQFAVDQLTDVTYVEMKDAGTQVAKGDPIGEVESVKTTSDIFSGVTGEILEVNEKLGDNPGLINEDCYGGGWLVKIKATESGELDALMDADAYEKHAG, from the coding sequence ATGCCCGCTCCCAACGACCGCCGCTACAGCGACTCGCACGAATGGCACAAGCAGGACGGCGACGTCGTGACCATCGGCATCACCCAGTTCGCCGTCGACCAGCTCACCGACGTCACCTACGTCGAGATGAAGGATGCCGGCACGCAGGTCGCCAAGGGCGATCCCATCGGCGAGGTCGAATCCGTCAAGACCACCAGCGACATCTTCTCGGGCGTCACCGGCGAGATCCTCGAGGTCAACGAGAAGCTCGGCGACAACCCGGGCCTCATCAACGAGGACTGCTACGGCGGCGGCTGGCTCGTCAAGATCAAGGCGACCGAGAGCGGCGAGCTCGACGCCCTCATGGACGCCGATGCGTACGAGAAGCATGCCGGCTGA
- the cmk gene encoding (d)CMP kinase produces the protein MGESASVASPPDAIEVQPTVAECRQDDVIPRGVDIIVTIDGPAGTGKSTVAQALADRLALDLLDTGAMYRAAAAILIERDLMAAVERGDAARAVELVTDADLHFDWTYDPPAIMAWFEPINERIRTPDVTAAVSAVARIPELRRHMVRKQRLIGQQHPRLVTEGRDQGSVVFPDALVKFYLEADLRVRATRRAAQLREAGYEKGVDRLMAELQARDEADRGRAEGPLVCPDDAIVVDTTALEFDEVVARLERDVLGRVGVA, from the coding sequence GTGGGCGAGTCCGCGAGCGTCGCGTCCCCGCCGGACGCGATCGAGGTGCAGCCCACGGTCGCCGAGTGCAGGCAGGACGATGTGATCCCACGAGGCGTCGACATCATCGTGACCATTGACGGCCCGGCGGGCACCGGCAAGAGCACGGTGGCCCAGGCGCTCGCCGATCGCCTGGCGCTCGACCTGCTCGACACCGGCGCCATGTACCGCGCGGCGGCGGCGATCCTCATCGAGCGGGACCTGATGGCCGCCGTCGAGCGGGGCGACGCGGCCCGTGCCGTCGAGCTGGTGACCGATGCCGACCTCCACTTCGACTGGACCTACGACCCGCCGGCGATCATGGCCTGGTTCGAGCCCATCAACGAGCGCATCCGCACGCCGGACGTGACCGCCGCGGTGTCGGCCGTCGCGCGGATCCCCGAGCTGCGGCGGCACATGGTCCGCAAGCAGCGGCTTATCGGCCAGCAGCACCCGCGGCTGGTGACCGAGGGCCGCGACCAGGGCTCGGTGGTGTTCCCCGATGCGCTGGTCAAGTTCTACCTCGAGGCCGACCTCCGCGTCCGGGCGACGCGGCGGGCCGCCCAGCTCCGCGAGGCGGGCTATGAGAAGGGCGTAGACCGGCTGATGGCCGAGCTGCAGGCCCGCGACGAGGCCGACCGCGGCCGCGCGGAGGGCCCGCTGGTGTGCCCCGACGACGCGATCGTCGTCGATACCACCGCCCTCGAGTTCGACGAAGTCGTCGCGCGGCTGGAGCGCGACGTACTCGGCCGAGTCGGCGTGGCGTGA
- a CDS encoding flagellar basal body L-ring protein FlgH, whose translation MVAVCTLAWAAPADAQLNRRPNPAPASGDPAEPLYGISLFAVRPPEPRTYQRHDLITIIINESSRQESEQTLETEKEVDGNATLGGLLDIEDLLELRLAAGNISDLELLRYVAEREFEGEGEYERTDRITDRLTAKVLDVKPNGVLVLEARRFTRSDEEAKTVVLSGMCRTEDITDQNTIQSNQLAELRLEVMHEGAVRRAAKKGPLTRFVEWILPF comes from the coding sequence ATGGTTGCAGTCTGCACGCTGGCGTGGGCCGCACCGGCCGATGCACAGCTGAACCGGCGTCCCAATCCCGCGCCGGCGTCGGGCGACCCCGCCGAGCCGTTGTACGGCATCTCGCTGTTCGCGGTGCGGCCGCCCGAGCCGCGGACCTACCAGCGGCACGACCTGATCACGATCATCATCAACGAATCCAGCCGCCAGGAGAGCGAGCAGACGCTCGAGACCGAGAAGGAGGTCGACGGCAACGCGACACTCGGCGGCCTCCTCGACATCGAGGATCTGCTCGAGCTGCGGCTGGCCGCCGGCAACATCAGCGATCTCGAGCTGCTGCGGTACGTGGCCGAGCGGGAATTCGAGGGCGAGGGCGAGTACGAGCGCACCGATCGCATCACCGATCGGCTGACCGCCAAGGTGCTCGACGTGAAGCCCAACGGCGTGCTGGTGCTCGAAGCGCGGCGGTTCACCCGCAGCGACGAGGAGGCCAAGACCGTCGTGCTCAGCGGCATGTGCCGCACCGAGGACATCACCGACCAGAACACCATCCAGTCCAACCAGCTCGCGGAGCTGCGGCTGGAAGTGATGCACGAGGGCGCGGTGCGGCGGGCGGCCAAGAAGGGCCCGCTGACGCGCTTCGTGGAGTGGATCCTGCCGTTCTGA
- a CDS encoding flagellar hook basal-body protein, with amino-acid sequence MVQGFRIAASGAMVALHRTDVLAANLANVNTIGFKPDSAAARARDVVRVEDGVGFLPSDPLLERLGAGVIAGPPRVSFAQGPLQRTGNDLDVALEGEGFLAVRSTTSSEGELLRLTRDGRLTRDDRGLLVQAASGLPVVNAAGQPIALPEGKIVVDGDGTIRDPGGGVIDRLRLVGVPNTAVLRKLGESLYSAPPEVIDGQVPPPARVRQGMLEGSAVDPVRAMMDVTNAGRSVSGNARMIGYHDQILDQAINTFARVS; translated from the coding sequence ATGGTCCAGGGCTTCCGCATCGCGGCGTCGGGCGCCATGGTCGCGCTGCACCGCACCGACGTGCTGGCGGCCAACCTCGCCAACGTCAACACCATCGGATTCAAGCCGGATAGCGCCGCCGCCCGGGCCCGCGACGTGGTCCGCGTCGAGGACGGCGTGGGCTTCCTGCCCAGCGACCCGCTGCTCGAGCGGCTGGGAGCCGGCGTGATCGCCGGCCCGCCGCGGGTCTCGTTCGCGCAGGGGCCGCTTCAGCGGACGGGCAACGACTTGGACGTCGCGCTCGAGGGCGAGGGCTTCCTGGCGGTCCGCAGCACGACCTCCTCGGAGGGCGAACTGCTCCGGCTGACGCGGGACGGGCGGCTGACACGGGACGACCGCGGCCTGCTGGTGCAGGCGGCGTCGGGCCTGCCGGTCGTCAACGCGGCCGGCCAGCCCATCGCGTTGCCCGAGGGCAAGATTGTGGTCGACGGCGACGGCACCATCCGCGACCCCGGCGGGGGCGTGATCGATCGGCTACGCCTCGTCGGCGTGCCCAACACGGCCGTGCTGCGGAAGCTTGGCGAATCGCTGTATTCGGCCCCGCCCGAGGTGATCGACGGCCAGGTGCCGCCGCCCGCGCGGGTCCGCCAGGGCATGCTGGAGGGGTCGGCGGTCGATCCCGTCCGCGCGATGATGGACGTGACCAACGCCGGCCGGTCGGTGTCGGGCAACGCGCGGATGATCGGCTACCACGACCAGATCCTGGACCAGGCGATCAACACGTTCGCGCGGGTGTCGTAG
- the flgG gene encoding flagellar basal-body rod protein FlgG gives MAAIALQSAASGLSALSTKLDVIANNLANVNTDGFKASRANFQDLLYVERQQPGVETATGDQRPTGLYVGLGVRVSGTQLNFEQGSPVTTGKDLDLFIEGDGFFKVNVEDAFAPGGVAYTRAGNFALNSDGDIVLANSEGRRLEPSLTVPTDAIRPIQISADGIVSIRQPGSETPTEIGQLELATFINPAGLKQLGSNLFGESVASGPPIEGNPLEDNRGGIRQGLLESSNVDPTRELIELIRTQRAFEMNSQSIRAADEALSTIAQLRR, from the coding sequence ATGGCCGCCATTGCCCTGCAATCCGCCGCTTCTGGCCTGAGCGCCCTGTCGACGAAGCTCGACGTGATCGCCAACAACCTGGCGAACGTCAACACCGACGGCTTCAAGGCCAGCCGCGCGAACTTCCAGGACCTGCTCTACGTCGAGCGGCAGCAGCCCGGCGTCGAGACGGCGACGGGCGATCAACGGCCGACGGGGCTGTACGTGGGCCTGGGCGTCCGCGTCTCGGGCACGCAACTCAACTTCGAGCAGGGCTCGCCGGTGACGACGGGCAAGGACCTCGACCTATTTATCGAGGGCGACGGCTTCTTCAAGGTGAACGTCGAGGACGCGTTCGCCCCGGGCGGCGTGGCCTACACGCGGGCGGGCAACTTCGCGCTCAACTCGGATGGCGATATCGTGCTGGCCAACAGCGAGGGCCGCCGGCTGGAGCCCAGCCTGACCGTGCCCACCGACGCGATCCGGCCGATCCAGATCTCGGCCGACGGCATCGTGTCGATCCGCCAGCCGGGCAGCGAGACGCCCACCGAGATCGGCCAGCTCGAGCTGGCGACCTTCATCAATCCCGCGGGCCTCAAGCAACTGGGGTCCAACCTCTTCGGCGAGTCGGTGGCCTCGGGCCCGCCCATCGAGGGCAACCCGCTGGAGGACAACCGCGGCGGCATCCGCCAGGGGCTGCTCGAGTCGAGCAACGTCGACCCGACGCGGGAGTTGATCGAGCTGATCCGCACGCAGCGGGCCTTCGAGATGAACAGCCAGTCGATCCGCGCCGCCGACGAGGCGCTGTCGACCATCGCTCAGCTGCGGCGGTAG
- a CDS encoding M48 family metalloprotease produces MSVSLINNAKTALLLGGLMGLILAVGYAFGGPQAIIPALVLALIMNVGAFLFSDRIAIAAMRGQEVTGGRLYDLVDELRQRANLPMPRVFVCPQQAPNAFATGRSPSRAAVAVTEGALQLLTADELRGVMAHELAHVKNRDTLISTIAATVSGVLAMLAQFALFFGGGNREGGNPLVMLGTVILAAVGAVVIKAMISRSREFVADAHGARIAGSPHGLIGALQKLEAMSKRIPMQNPNPAQNNLFIVEPFTGSRMLSNIFATHPPTEKRIQALLSMQ; encoded by the coding sequence ATGTCCGTCTCGCTGATCAACAACGCCAAGACCGCGCTGCTGCTGGGCGGCCTGATGGGCCTCATCCTGGCCGTGGGGTATGCCTTCGGAGGACCGCAGGCAATCATCCCCGCGTTGGTCCTGGCGCTCATCATGAACGTCGGTGCGTTCCTGTTCTCGGACAGGATCGCCATCGCCGCCATGCGGGGCCAGGAGGTCACCGGCGGGCGGCTGTACGACCTCGTCGACGAGTTGCGGCAGCGGGCCAACCTGCCCATGCCCCGCGTCTTCGTGTGCCCGCAGCAGGCCCCCAACGCCTTCGCGACGGGCCGCAGCCCGAGCCGCGCCGCGGTGGCCGTCACCGAGGGCGCCCTGCAGCTGCTGACGGCCGACGAGCTCCGCGGCGTGATGGCCCACGAGCTGGCGCACGTCAAGAACCGCGACACGCTCATCAGCACCATCGCCGCCACGGTCTCGGGCGTGCTCGCCATGCTCGCGCAGTTCGCGCTCTTCTTCGGCGGGGGTAACCGCGAGGGCGGCAACCCGCTGGTGATGCTCGGCACCGTCATCCTGGCGGCCGTGGGTGCCGTGGTCATCAAGGCCATGATCAGCCGCTCCCGAGAATTCGTCGCCGACGCCCACGGCGCCCGCATCGCCGGCTCGCCGCACGGCCTGATCGGCGCGCTACAGAAGCTCGAGGCGATGTCCAAGCGGATCCCGATGCAGAACCCGAATCCCGCGCAGAACAACCTGTTCATCGTCGAGCCGTTCACGGGCTCGCGGATGCTCAGCAACATCTTCGCGACGCACCCGCCGACCGAGAAACGCATCCAGGCCCTGCTCAGCATGCAGTAG
- a CDS encoding 3D domain-containing protein, which yields MAGTTQDPKVESKRVVRVDVPVVGHRPSGLIEPAHDLPGAIEPASRPLLVDAPRRGRVPSRVGLLWSLAAVATIASAILTKEFGTTRPMAMLDRGTTASATAVATSAPAAGASDQEIAETRWFDGRPVRPARTIMMRVTAYSPHAASCYPYADGQTATLHSVYTNGGMLVAADTDVLPFGSMLTIPGYDQGRIVPVLDRGGAIKGNRLDVLFPTHEAALEWGVRDVPVVVWEFADGKPAVDPRKLRS from the coding sequence GTGGCTGGAACAACCCAAGATCCGAAGGTCGAGTCGAAGCGCGTCGTGCGGGTGGACGTGCCGGTCGTGGGGCACCGCCCCTCCGGGCTCATCGAGCCGGCGCATGACCTGCCCGGGGCCATCGAGCCCGCGTCGCGGCCCCTCCTCGTGGATGCGCCCCGGCGCGGCCGGGTGCCCAGCCGCGTCGGCCTCCTCTGGTCGCTCGCCGCCGTCGCGACGATCGCGTCGGCCATTCTCACCAAGGAGTTCGGCACCACGCGGCCCATGGCGATGCTCGATCGCGGCACGACGGCATCGGCGACGGCCGTCGCGACCAGCGCTCCCGCGGCGGGTGCATCGGACCAAGAGATCGCCGAGACGCGGTGGTTCGACGGCCGCCCCGTCCGCCCGGCCCGCACCATCATGATGCGGGTGACGGCCTACTCGCCCCACGCGGCCTCGTGCTACCCCTACGCCGACGGCCAGACCGCGACGCTCCACAGCGTCTACACCAACGGCGGCATGCTGGTCGCGGCCGACACCGACGTGCTGCCCTTCGGCAGCATGCTGACGATCCCGGGCTACGACCAGGGCCGCATCGTGCCGGTGCTCGATCGCGGCGGCGCGATCAAGGGCAACCGCCTCGACGTGCTCTTTCCCACGCACGAGGCGGCCCTGGAGTGGGGCGTCCGCGACGTTCCGGTCGTGGTCTGGGAATTCGCCGACGGCAAGCCCGCGGTGGATCCGCGGAAGCTGCGCAGCTGA
- a CDS encoding ion transporter: MPEGPYPHLAEPSEDRPLTRRERIYEIIFEADTPAGKFFDVALIIAILASVLVVVLSTLPDLGAWAHAFFAAEWAFTLLFTAEYITRLAVAKRPLRYAFSFFGIIDLLSILPAFIGLLVPGGERLLVVRTLRVLRVFRVLKLARYLTEARALQMAVYESRHKIAVFLTTVLIINLICSAIMHVVEGPTNDPFSTMPEAMYWSIITMTTVGYGDVTPITVLGKMTTAILVLLGYSLIIVPTGILSAEITARRGPQPAVSTRTCTNCTAEGHDPDAKFCKACGTEL, encoded by the coding sequence ATGCCCGAGGGTCCGTATCCCCACCTCGCCGAACCGTCCGAGGACCGCCCGCTGACGCGTCGCGAGCGGATCTACGAGATCATCTTCGAGGCCGACACGCCGGCCGGCAAGTTCTTCGACGTGGCGCTGATCATCGCCATCCTGGCGTCGGTGCTCGTGGTGGTGCTCAGCACGCTGCCCGACCTGGGCGCGTGGGCCCACGCCTTCTTCGCGGCCGAGTGGGCCTTCACGCTGCTGTTTACGGCCGAGTACATCACCCGGCTCGCGGTCGCCAAGCGGCCCCTGCGGTACGCCTTCAGCTTCTTTGGCATCATCGACCTGCTGTCGATCCTGCCGGCCTTCATCGGGCTGCTGGTGCCGGGGGGCGAGCGGCTGCTGGTGGTCCGCACGCTGCGGGTGCTGCGGGTCTTCCGGGTGCTCAAGCTGGCGCGCTACCTGACCGAGGCGCGGGCGCTGCAGATGGCGGTGTACGAGAGCCGCCACAAGATCGCGGTCTTCCTAACGACGGTGCTGATCATCAACCTCATCTGCAGCGCCATCATGCACGTCGTCGAGGGCCCGACCAACGATCCCTTCTCCACCATGCCCGAGGCGATGTACTGGTCGATCATCACCATGACCACCGTGGGCTACGGCGACGTCACCCCCATCACCGTGCTGGGCAAGATGACCACGGCCATCCTCGTGCTGCTGGGCTACTCGCTGATCATCGTGCCCACCGGCATCCTGTCGGCCGAGATCACCGCCCGGCGGGGCCCCCAGCCCGCGGTCTCGACCAGGACCTGCACCAATTGCACCGCCGAGGGCCACGATCCGGACGCGAAGTTCTGCAAGGCGTGCGGGACGGAGTTGTGA
- a CDS encoding lysophospholipid acyltransferase family protein yields the protein MSAAAVAQRGGEPFNKGDSSADGPQPTMRWHYALGRRLLLGYFRGLHGVVYMGSERIPRHGPVLVVANHQSYYDPPLIGSGIGCRPLDFLARAGLFRVPLFGRFIRAFNAFPIKEDTGDRAAIEAVVRRLQAGGTVLVFPEGRRTRDGHLMPLKRGVALVLRRAKVPVVPVAIDGVFDVWPRHRALPTPFAGPMGVHYGEPIEPGDQPRDADALLAMLHDRLEAQKLEIRLELLKRSEGTFPRPLPPVSPPTLD from the coding sequence GTGAGCGCGGCGGCCGTGGCGCAGCGTGGCGGAGAACCCTTTAATAAAGGTGACTCGTCCGCGGACGGCCCGCAGCCCACGATGCGCTGGCACTACGCGCTCGGGCGTCGGCTGCTGCTGGGCTACTTTCGCGGCCTGCACGGCGTGGTGTACATGGGGAGCGAACGCATCCCGCGGCACGGCCCGGTGCTGGTGGTCGCCAACCACCAGTCGTACTACGACCCGCCGCTGATCGGCTCGGGCATCGGCTGCCGGCCGCTGGACTTCCTGGCGCGGGCTGGGCTGTTCCGCGTCCCGCTGTTCGGGCGGTTCATCCGCGCCTTCAACGCCTTCCCCATCAAGGAGGACACCGGCGACCGGGCCGCAATCGAGGCGGTGGTGCGGCGGCTCCAGGCCGGCGGTACGGTGCTCGTGTTCCCCGAGGGCCGCCGCACTAGGGACGGCCACCTCATGCCGCTCAAGCGGGGCGTCGCCCTGGTGCTGCGGCGCGCCAAGGTGCCCGTTGTGCCCGTTGCCATAGACGGCGTCTTCGACGTCTGGCCGCGGCACCGGGCGCTGCCCACGCCCTTCGCCGGGCCCATGGGGGTGCACTATGGCGAGCCCATCGAACCCGGGGACCAGCCGCGTGACGCCGACGCGCTGCTCGCGATGCTGCACGACCGGCTGGAGGCCCAGAAGCTCGAGATCCGACTCGAGCTGCTCAAGCGGAGCGAGGGCACATTCCCGCGACCGCTGCCGCCGGTGAGCCCGCCGACGCTGGATTGA